One genomic segment of Hevea brasiliensis isolate MT/VB/25A 57/8 chromosome 3, ASM3005281v1, whole genome shotgun sequence includes these proteins:
- the LOC110666257 gene encoding histone acetyltransferase HAC1-like isoform X1: protein MGEESDLGEYEQMFLLEAVDLMPNQEMRRMLRDMVDLLVHASQCCSPHCQYPNCRKVNWLFRHGNECKRGHFGVCVLCKKMWYLLQLHAPSCKEPECHISRCRDLKEHSRRLQQETDARHRASVEGILRQTAADIAGNSG from the exons ATGGGAGAGGAAAGTGATTTGGGCGAATACGAACAG ATGTTTCTGTTAGAAGCCGTAGATCTGATGCCCAATCAAGAAATGAGAAGAATG CTTAGGGACATGGTTGATCTTCTCGTGCATGCATCACAATGCTGTTCTCCACATTGCCAATATCCAAACTGTCGGAAGGTGAATTGGCTTTTCCGGCATGGGAATGAATGCAAGAGAGGTCATTTTGGAGTTTGTGTTCTGTGCAAGAAAATGTGGTATCTCTTGCAACTTCATGCTCCATCATGCAAAGAACCTGAATGCCACATATCACGATGCAG AGATCTAAAAGAACATTCAAGAAGGCTGCAGCAGGAGACTGATGCACGGCATAGGGCTTCTGTGGAGGGGATTCTAAGACAGACAGCTGCAGACATTGCCGGTAACTCTGGGTAA
- the LOC110666257 gene encoding histone acetyltransferase HAC1-like isoform X2 yields MGEESDLGEYEQLRDMVDLLVHASQCCSPHCQYPNCRKVNWLFRHGNECKRGHFGVCVLCKKMWYLLQLHAPSCKEPECHISRCRDLKEHSRRLQQETDARHRASVEGILRQTAADIAGNSG; encoded by the exons ATGGGAGAGGAAAGTGATTTGGGCGAATACGAACAG CTTAGGGACATGGTTGATCTTCTCGTGCATGCATCACAATGCTGTTCTCCACATTGCCAATATCCAAACTGTCGGAAGGTGAATTGGCTTTTCCGGCATGGGAATGAATGCAAGAGAGGTCATTTTGGAGTTTGTGTTCTGTGCAAGAAAATGTGGTATCTCTTGCAACTTCATGCTCCATCATGCAAAGAACCTGAATGCCACATATCACGATGCAG AGATCTAAAAGAACATTCAAGAAGGCTGCAGCAGGAGACTGATGCACGGCATAGGGCTTCTGTGGAGGGGATTCTAAGACAGACAGCTGCAGACATTGCCGGTAACTCTGGGTAA